A genomic window from Lineus longissimus chromosome 17, tnLinLong1.2, whole genome shotgun sequence includes:
- the LOC135501647 gene encoding MAM and LDL-receptor class A domain-containing protein 1-like, producing MNRTSLTTKCKYGNWSDVTVFGKKCEQAPCDKLDEAFHSLESVTYSPPVLYIPPNEYVRDGTNATFSCKPKYEVSENTFDGRRRCDNSNYNGLSTSPICKERRCTCPQDTYLHSFKCDDISVQHGTALEVTCKPGYEFDIRRRGVVKQNMDCQFGNFSAVPPCRNASCSLTNPANGYFSNNYGSIIAHGQTLIDISVILKMVCVTGRTIQVATLPGQEQTGLRVGAQVRNGSYMYMETFQRTINEKAILLSPQSTEHKSRRCLRFYYYMSGKNVGRLRVYVLTGYGQIYDLIPKWEKADGYGDHWWLATLDVELYYVNEQIGIEGKVGSGHNGGIALDDITLSDDFCPRKACPPIVHRSGIRVTGGNGPGEEVMLECLNGQKRLKITCHQSDGMWSESATLFDCVVQSSATTVAATTVAATVAATTGSTTEAATTGSTTVAATTSTHTSAEGFHCNFDNDICKWTHDPSSDLNWTRHQGETPTIWTGPLSDHTSSKSPSRNFLFENQRPLYDGHYMLMSTSSSHRGAKARLKSPKLGSTDPKCFKFYFNKYSYLADTYHASTLNVYVGVVGGYF from the exons ATGAACAGAACTTCGTTGACCACCAAGTGCAAGTATGGTAATTGGTCTGACGTGACTGTTTTTGGAAAGAAATGCGAACAAG CACCATGTGATAAACTAGACGAAGCTTTCCACAGTTTGGAGTCGGTGACCTATTCACCACCAGTCCTATACATACCTCCGAATGAATACGTTCGCGATGGAACAAATGCCACTTTCTCATGTAAACCGAAGTACGAAGTCTCTGAGAATACATTCGATGGTCGGCGTCGATGTGATAACAGCAATTATAATGGCCTTTCCACTTCTCCAATCTGTAAAGAAA GGAGATGTACCTGCCCACAAGACACATATTTACATTCCTTTAAATGTGACGACATTTCTGTCCAACATGGTACAGCATTGGAAGTGACGTGTAAACCAGGCTACGAGTTTGATATCCGTCGAAGAGGTGTTGTTAAACAAAACATGGACTGCCAGTTTGGGAACTTCAGCGCCGTCCCGCCTTGTAGAAATG CATCCTGTTCTTTAACCAATCCTGCAAACGGGTACTTTAGCAACAACTATGGTTCAATAATTGCTCACGGGCAAACT TTGATAGATATAAGTGTGATTTTGAAGATGGTTTGTGTTACTGGTCGCACGATCCAAGTGGCAACTTTACCTGGTCAAGAACAAACGGGTCTACGAGTCGGGGCGCAGGTCCGAA ATGGCTCTTATATGTATATGGAGACATTCCAAAGGACAATAAATGAAAAAGCAATTCTTCTCAGCCCTCAAAGTACTGAACACAAGAGTCGCAGATGTCTACGATTCTATTACTATATGTCGGGAAAAAACGTTGGTCGACTGCGTGTGTATGTCTTAACTGGGTATGGGCAAATATATGACTTGATCCCGAAGTGGGAGAAGGCTGATGGCTATGGAGATCATTGGTGGCTGGCTACACTCGATGTGGAATTGTATTATGTAAATGAACAA ATTGGCATTGAAGGGAAGGTGGGATCCGGACATAATGGCGGGATTGCTTTAGATGATATAACTTTATCTGACGACTTTTGCCCTAGAA AGGCGTGCCCCCCGATTGTACATCGCTCTGGCATCAGAGTCACAGGAGGTAATGGACCCGGTGAAGAGGTGATGTTGGAATGTTTGAATGGACAGAAAAGGTTGAAAATCACGTGTCATCAATCGGATGGAATGTGGTCCGAGTCAGCCACTCTGTTTGACTGTGTTGTCCAGTCGTCGGCGACAACAGTAGCAGCAACAACAGTAGCAGCAACAGTAGCAGCAACAACAGGTTCAACAACAGAAGCAGCAACAACGGGTTCAACAACAGTAGCAGCAACAACATCAACCCATACTTCAG CCGAAGGATTCCACTGCAACTTTGACAATGATATTTGCAAGTGGACACATGATCCAAGCAGTGATCTTAATTGGACAAGACATCAAGGAGAGACACCAACCATTTGGACTGGTCCACTTTCTGATCATACGTCTAGTA AATCACCGAGCAGGAATTTCTTATTCGAAAACCAGCGGCCATTGTATG ATGGGCACTACATGTTGATGTCAACATCATCAAGTCACCGGGGAGCAAAGGCGCGGTTGAAGAGTCCGAAACTTGGGAGTACTGACCCGAAATGCTTCAAATTTTACTTTAACAAATATAGCTACCTGGCAGATACGTACCATGCAAGTACATTGAATGTGTATGTTG gtGTTGTAGGTGGCTACTTCTAA
- the LOC135501648 gene encoding uncharacterized protein LOC135501648: MDDLKKLIEAGTAMGYAGEDLQKFVKEQQAVQRDVRALARQAEAEKMELVLRAKEQEEAHRDAVWEREAREKEIQHRRDLELIEAKAKAVTKGVEPRAPKPPKLPYFNETHDDMDAYLQRFERYAETQKWPQEQWAMNLSALLKGKALEVYARLPSEDALDFAKLKAALLIRFELTVEGFRKRFRTYKPEMGETFLQFSSRLKNYLMRWIEMSKTEKTFGGIIDLLLRDQLLNISGPELRLYLKERAPDSVKRLTDLADQYVEARGGNIMNVVNRPRVSGSGVPAKEGPKQATRADKSHGEKPSHFTGSKTYPYSKRPLVPMAERICHLCSKKGHIARDCTAKASVAVDENGHEKESLNTAVGSCCITTPVYSPSIVSTSKSEETVKTSPSCGLCMPVTRGLVGSEEVSVLRDTGCSGVIVRRSMVNDAETTGKTQRCMLADGTVRLVPTAEVTIDTPFFKGRCKAMCMENPVYDLIVGNIDGARDPTDPDPGWSLVHAVITRAQAQREARPQSTLKVPCVPPQIGDADDFKEAQQDDKSLELLRVKARDGVVKTGKGGRVTEFKLKSGLLYRGFHSPTVQNGKVFNQFVVPTGYRDVVMKYAHETLLAGHLGSRKSGDRLLSQFFWPGVHGDIARFCRSCSICQRTTPKGRTVKVPLGNMPVIGTPFQRVAIDLVGPISPPTGSGHRYILTLMDYATRYPEATALRKIDTVNVAEALLDMFSRVGIPPEVLSDLGTQFVSDLMKEVSRLLSFSQLTTTPYHLMCNGLVEKFNGTLKSMLRRMCSERPKDWDRYLSSVLFAYREAPQESLGFSPFELLYGRTVRGPMTILKEFWTKEIPDPKIRTTYQYVLDLKQRLEDTCEWAHDQLKLASARHKAYYNRKARVRRMKVGAKALVLLPTKSNKLLMQWKGPFTITEVVGDMDYRLNVHGKVKTFHANMLKEFIARPEQAATVAVVDDDDEWEQDGQVCGRLPALHPRLLCPSSETVKDVHVSDKLSTSQKQQVEELLTSFSDVLSDQPGQTTLIEHDIKTTTDNPVRVKQYPLPYSMQSTIIKEMETMLQMGADYLSRTS; the protein is encoded by the coding sequence ATGGACGACTTAAAGAAACTGATAGAAGCGGGAACTGCAATGGGGTACGCGGGTGAGGATCTTCAGAAGTTTGTCAAGGAGCAACAGGCGGTCCAGAGGGATGTCAGAGCGCTGGCCAGACAAGCTGAAGCAGAGAAGATGGAGTTGGTATTACGAGCCAAAGAACAGGAAGAGGCGCACCGGGATGCTGTATGGGAGAGGGAAGCAAGAGAGAAGGAAATACAGCACCGAAGAGACCTTGAACTGATTGAGGCGAAAGCAAAGGCTGTGACGAAGGGTGTTGAACCGAGGGCACCTAAGCCACCTAAGCTTCCCTACTTCAACGAAACCCATGATGACATGGATGCATACCTGCAGAGGTTTGAGAGGTACGCCGAGACCCAGAAGTGGCCGCAGGAACAATGGGCCATGAATCTGAGTGCTCTACTCAAGGGCAAGGCTTTGGAAGTGTATGCTCGCTTGCCGTCTGAGGATGCGTTGGACTTCGCGAAGCTAAAGGCTGCCTTGTTGATCCGATTTGAGTTGACGGTAGAAGGCTTCAGGAAACGGTTCCGCACCTACAAACCCGAGATGGGAGAAACGTTCTTGCAATTTTCTTCAAGGTTGAAAAACTACTTGATGAGGTGGATTGAAATGTCCAAGACCGAGAAAACGTTCGGAGGGATTATAGATTTGCTGTTGAGGGACCAACTCTTGAATATAAGCGGTCCTGAACTTCGGTTATATCTGAAGGAACGGGCACCAGACTCGGTCAAGAGACTTACCGATCTGGCAGACCAATACGTAGAGGCTAGGGGTGGCAACATTATGAATGTGGTTAACCGACCCAGGGTAAGTGGCAGTGGTGTTCCAGCCAAAGAGGGACCCAAGCAGGCGACGAGAGCTGATAAATCGCATGGTGAGAAGCCAAGCCACTTTACCGGTAGTAAGACCTACCCCTACTCGAAGCGACCACTTGTCCCAATGGCAGAGAGAATCTGTCATTTATGCTCCAAGAAGGGACATATCGCACGGGACTGTACAGCAAAGGCCTCAGTAGCAGTAGATGAGAATGGTCATGAGAAAGAATCACTCAATACAGCAGTAGGATCATGCTGTATCACTACACCTGTGTATAGCCCGTCGATTGTCTCGACGAGTAAATCGGAGGAAACTGTAAAGACATCCCCTAGTTGTGGCCTATGCATGCCCGTGACGAGAGGATTGGTTGGAAGCGAGGAGGTGAGTGTCCTCCGGGATACAGGATGTAGTGGGGTGATAGTACGGCGAAGTATGGTGAATGACGCTGAAACAACAGGGAAAACGCAACGCTGTATGCTTGCGGACGGAACTGTTCGTCTTGTGCCAACGGCTGAAGTAACGATTGATACGCCTTTCTTCAAGGGGAGGTGTAAGGCAATGTGCATGGAAAATCCTGTCTACGACCTTATAGTTGGAAATATCGACGGCGCTAGGGATCCAACAGACCCAGACCCGGGATGGTCACTCGTCCACGCAGTCATCACTAGAGCACAAGCCCAGAGGGAGGCCCGTCCACAGTCGACATTAAAGGTCCCGTGTGTTCCGCCCCAAATTGGAGATGCAGACGACTTCAAGGAGGCGCAACAGGACGACAAGTCTTTAGAGTTGCTGAGAGTAAAGGCGAGGGATGGAGTAGTCAAGACGGGTAAAGGAGGCAGGGTGACCGAGTTCAAGCTCAAGAGTGGACTTCTGTATCGTGGTTTCCACTCACCTACAGTACAGAATGGGAAAGTATTCAACCAGTTTGTTGTACCTACTGGTTACCGAGATGTGGTCATGAAGTATGCGCATGAGACTCTCCTAGCAGGGCATCTGGGAAGCAGGAAGAGTGGGGACCGGCTCCTGTCACAATTCTTCTGGCCCGGTGTGCATGGTGACATTGCAAGGTTTTGTAGGTCATGCAGTATATGCCAGCGTACGACTCCGAAGGGACGGACAGTGAAAGTTCCATTGGGAAACATGCCTGTAATCGGTACACCATTCCAACGGGTGGCAATTGATCTCGTGGGGCCTATCTCCCCTCCGACCGGAAGTGGCCATAGATACATTCTCACATTGATGGACTATGCGACGAGATATCCAGAGGCGACTGCCCTTCGAAAGATCGACACAGTTAATGTTGCGGAAGCTCTGCTTGACATGTTTAGTAGGGTTGGGATACCACCCGAGGTGTTGTCTGATCTTGGGACACAGTTTGTGTCAGATTTGATGAAGGAAGTAAGCCGGTTGTTGTCATTCTCACAGCTCACCACGACTCCATATCATCTAATGTGCAATGGACTGGTTGAGAAGTTTAACGGGACACTGAAGTCCATGCTACGAAGAATGTGCTCAGAACGACCCAAGGACTGGGATAGGTACCTCAGCTCAGTCTTGTTTGCTTACAGGGAGGCTCCCCAAGAATCACTAGGATTTTCACCCTTCGAGTTGCTGTATGGCAGAACAGTGCGTGGACCAATGACCATACTGAAGGAGTTTTGGACCAAGGAGATCCCTGACCCTAAGATACGGACCACGTACCAGTACGTCCTAGACCTGAAgcagagactggaagacacttgcgAGTGGGCACATGACCAGTTGAAGCTCGCATCTGCACGACACAAGGCCTACTACAATCGTAAGGCAAGGGTGCGACGGATGAAGGTTGGGGCCAAGGCCTTAGTGTTGCTACCGACCAAGTCGAACAAGCTATTGATGCAGTGGAAGGGACCATTTACGATTACTGAGGTTGTGGGTGACATGGATTACCGGTTGAATGTACATGGCAAGGTAAAGACGTTCCACGCCAATATGTTGAAGGAATTTATTGCGCGACCAGAACAAGCAGCAACTGTTGCAGtggtggatgatgatgacgagtGGGAACAGGATGGACAAGTATGTGGAAGGTTGCCTGCTTTGCACCCGAGGTTGCTGTGCCCTAGTAGTGAGACGGTGAAGGATGTTCATGTTAGTGATAAGTTATCCACATCGCAGAAGCAACAGGTTGAGGAGTTGTTGACATCTTTTAGTGATGTACTGTCAGACCAACCCGGCCAGACAACTTTGATCGAGCATGACATAAAGACTACAACGGATAATCCAGTGCGGGTAAAACAGTACCCACTACCTTACAGTATGCAGTCCACAATAATTAAGGAAATGGAGACGATGCTGCAGATGGGAGCGGACTACCTCAGTCGAACCTCGTAG